From a region of the Corallococcus coralloides DSM 2259 genome:
- a CDS encoding FAD-dependent oxidoreductase: protein MGDTEVVIAGGGPAGCAVAAALSDLGWSVLLLDAGVDRHKQLAGELLHPPGVRDLRALGFGDVVDGWAAHPVRGFAVRFHAPARTLVLPYGRGVTGLSLEHAALTLPLLESVSRRRGVTVCTRARVTAVEHNCERGVRLRYSHEGTEHTVHARLLVAADGRASPVRRMLGIAEHHQRLSTMLGVTVDSACLTHPEHGHQFVGGAVHALAYTIQPGVARVMVDLPLGSTAQTLKEQPELLLALPSRLREAVRQALEQRPAVRMASNDDWLAETVWMGSAVLVGDAAACCHPLTASGMASCFHDARALQESLDRYPGHVARALEHYAHARRPAQRTRVALASALYSAFARQDEGMHALRMGLLHYWEHSPGGARASMALLSSEEPRMRVMAREYLRVVAHAFAAMLSPNGTGGSLRSAAPLLRSAGPPLRGTVASAVEQVGSWLHRRVRRPVYTLARAGWASPRRAFASNR, encoded by the coding sequence GTGGGGGACACCGAGGTGGTGATAGCCGGGGGCGGGCCCGCGGGCTGCGCGGTGGCGGCGGCGCTCTCCGACCTGGGATGGTCCGTCCTGCTGCTGGACGCGGGCGTGGACCGGCACAAGCAGCTCGCGGGCGAGCTGCTCCACCCGCCCGGGGTGAGAGACCTGCGCGCGCTGGGCTTCGGGGACGTCGTGGATGGCTGGGCGGCCCATCCCGTGAGGGGCTTCGCGGTGCGCTTCCATGCCCCCGCCCGCACGCTCGTCCTGCCCTACGGTCGCGGGGTGACGGGTCTGTCGCTGGAACACGCCGCCCTCACCCTGCCCCTGCTGGAGTCGGTGTCGCGGCGGCGCGGCGTCACCGTATGCACCCGGGCCCGCGTGACGGCCGTGGAGCACAACTGCGAGCGCGGCGTGCGCCTGCGCTATTCGCACGAGGGCACCGAGCACACCGTGCACGCCCGGCTGCTGGTGGCCGCGGACGGACGCGCGTCTCCCGTGCGCCGGATGCTGGGCATCGCCGAGCACCACCAGCGCCTGTCCACCATGCTGGGCGTGACGGTGGACAGCGCCTGCCTCACCCACCCGGAACACGGCCACCAGTTCGTGGGCGGCGCCGTGCACGCGCTGGCGTACACCATCCAGCCCGGCGTGGCGCGAGTGATGGTGGACCTGCCCCTGGGCAGCACGGCCCAGACGCTGAAGGAACAACCGGAGCTGCTGCTCGCCCTGCCCTCGCGGCTGAGGGAGGCCGTCCGGCAGGCGCTGGAGCAGCGGCCCGCGGTGCGCATGGCCTCCAACGACGACTGGCTGGCGGAGACCGTCTGGATGGGGAGCGCCGTGCTCGTGGGCGACGCCGCCGCGTGCTGCCACCCGCTCACGGCCAGCGGCATGGCGTCCTGCTTCCACGATGCCCGCGCCCTCCAGGAGTCGCTGGACCGCTACCCGGGCCACGTCGCCCGCGCGCTGGAGCACTACGCGCACGCGCGAAGGCCCGCGCAGCGCACCCGCGTCGCGCTCGCCTCCGCGCTCTACAGCGCCTTCGCCCGGCAGGACGAGGGCATGCACGCGCTGCGCATGGGGCTGCTGCACTACTGGGAGCACAGCCCCGGCGGCGCGCGCGCCTCCATGGCCCTGCTGTCCTCCGAGGAGCCCCGCATGCGGGTGATGGCCCGCGAGTACCTGCGCGTCGTCGCCCATGCCTTCGCCGCGATGCTCTCCCCGAACGGAACGGGGGGCAGCCTGCGGTCCGCCGCGCCGCTGTTGCGCTCGGCCGGGCCGCCCTTGCGGGGCACCGTGGCGAGCGCGGTGGAACAGGTGGGGAGCTGGCTGCATCGTCGCGTCCGCCGTCCCGTCTACACGCTGGCCCGGGCGGGCTGGGCTTCACCCAGGCGCGCCTTCGCATCCAACCGGTAG